A single window of Plasmodium reichenowi strain SY57 chromosome 12, whole genome shotgun sequence DNA harbors:
- a CDS encoding serine/threonine protein kinase RIO1, putative, with protein MEQYENYEEIKVLSNDVQTSIIEGEKLTNKFRNRGLTRDKRATINSVLDNRTLIILRKLKQNVYNDIYGVISSGKEAYVFNAIKYINDEELDSLKDIFIKHLEKYKDNINIKINNNENMIYNQMENIHDECSDVHNDMSQHSEPDINNYEQSEDTHFNNNDKYYNGFFNKNINKNINIDINKNINKNINKNININKNININKNINININKKGDQIGDDTNNDIYNDKYDDIYNDKYDDIYNDKYDDIYDDIYNDKYDDIYNDKYDDEKQNFSKREDTVLEEKNKSNNTYEQTFDIIKEMNCISLYDNKKSHISHIINILDKTKEKKGIALATKVYNTSILVFKKRSQYIEGEFRFRNAYTKNTNPRKMVKQWAEKEFRNLRRILICGLRCPYPLVLRSNVIVMSMIGYIDNACPKMKDLNFDILKWKELYIECICILRFLFFNCRLVHADFSEYNLLYFCNHIYIIDVSQSMEHDHPYSLEFLKRDCLNITNFFKKKIGTIVQQQTQLTNLYTQNNEHNMENKTHVDINRIQTNYTTEHVEGYNNVTNHNDTNTIDDKTSHLFPQKDFSKLLDFSDSEFYENVEILPLKVLFDFIVSSSLPDDIVYFIENDKKKISLNPYEIIYLQIFSLIKNTTPIPKLNLKKIQKNRIYFEKLKRATCYYVTKFTSEKKKKLEKYSKKHSQKYAHRDEVEEQVFLSSWIPSYLNEIKDIRTIEKDLKLLKKGKSIVNNFISNQKNDPKYQNNTKEQDPKNKKKQIKKEQNKEQNKEQKEIYNKNELHIDSHIFYEEGNQMDVNKINDTLHISNEHIFEENIKQYDHEYKQTHQEEIIIEQDKNEENEIMSNSNTLLNIIQTNSCDHLSNSLHSDTSNIDNESDSCEQNEDEENNSSVHEQEEVKFKGIIPDGITRKEWCKLVKEQNREKRKHKIPKYXXXXXXXXXXXXXXXXXXXXXXXXXXXXXXXXXXXXXXXXXXXXXXXXXXXXXXXXXXXXXXXXXXXXXRWYFIFTKFISTFSILL; from the coding sequence ATGGAACAGTATGAAAAttatgaagaaataaaagTTTTAAGTAATGACGTTCAGACGTCTATAATTGAAGGAGAAAAACttacaaataaatttaGAAACCGAGGATTAACACGAGATAAACGAGCAACTATAAATTCTGTTTTAGATAATAGAacattaattattttaagaaaattaaaacaaaatgtttataatGACATATATGGTGTTATTAGTTCGGGAAAAGAAGCTTATGTATTTAATGccataaaatatattaatgatgAGGAATTAGATTCTTTgaaagatatatttataaaacacttggaaaaatataaagataatataaatataaaaataaataataatgaaaatatgatTTATAATCAAATGGAAAATATACATGATGAGTGTAGTGATGTTCATAATGATATGTCTCAACATTCTGAACctgatataaataattatgaacaAAGCGAAGATACCCATTTTaacaataatgataaatattacaatggattttttaataaaaatataaataaaaatataaatatagatataaataaaaatataaataaaaatataaataaaaatataaatataaataaaaatataaatataaataaaaatataaatataaatataaataaaaaaggtGATCAAATTGGAGATGATacaaataatgatatatataatgataaatatgatgatatatataatgataaatatgatgatatatataatgataaatatgatgatatatatgatgatatatataatgataaatatgatgatatatataatgataaatatgatgatgaaaaacAAAACTTTAGTAAAAGAGAAGATACCGTattagaagaaaaaaacaaatcCAACAATACATATGAACAAACGtttgatataataaaagaaatgaatTGTATAAgtttatatgataataaaaaaagtcacatatcacatataataaatatattagataaaacaaaagaaaaaaaaggtatAGCATTAGCAACAAAGGTATATAATACCTCTATTTtagtttttaaaaaaagatcTCAATATATTGAAGGAGAATTTAGATTTAGAAATGcatatacaaaaaatacGAATCCCAGAAAAATGGTTAAACAATGGGCAGAAAAAGAATTTAGAAATTTAAGAAGAATTTTAATATGTGGATTAAGATGTCCATATCCATTAGTATTAAGAAGTAATGTTATTGTAATGAGTATGATTGGTTATATAGATAATGCATGTCCTAAAATGAAAGATCTaaattttgatatattaaaatggaaagagttatatattgaatgcatatgtatattaagatttttattttttaattgtaGATTAGTGCATGCAGATTTCTCAGAATATAATTTACTGTACTTTTgtaatcatatatatataattgatGTTTCTCAATCCATGGAACATGACCATCCATATTCTTTGGAATTCTTAAAAAGGGATTGTCTAAATATTACCaacttttttaaaaaaaaaattggtACCATTGTACAACAACAAACACAACTTACGAATTTGTATACTCAAAATAATGAACACAATATGGAAAATAAGACACATGTGGATATTAACAGGATACAAACAAATTATACAACTGAACATGTTGAAggttataataatgttacAAATCATAATGATACAAATACAATCGATGATAAAACAAGCCACCTTTTTCCACAAAAAGACTTCTCCAAATTATTAGATTTTTCAGATTCAGAATTTTATGAGAATGTAGAAATATTACCATTAAAAgttttatttgattttattgtatcatcatcattacCTGATgatattgtatattttattgaaaatgataaaaagaaaatttcTTTAAACCCGTATGAAATAATTTACTTACAAATCTTTagtttaataaaaaatacaacTCCTATACCcaaattaaatttaaaaaaaatacaaaaaaatagaatttattttgaaaaattgAAGAGAGCTACATGTTACTATGTAACCAAGTTTACCagtgaaaaaaaaaaaaaattagaaaaatattcGAAAAAACATTCACAAAAATATGCACATAGAGATGAGGTAGAAGAACAGGTCTTTTTGAGTTCCTGGATCCCatcatatttaaatgaGATAAAAGATATACGAACTATTGAAAAAGATTTAaaacttttaaaaaaaggaaaatctattgttaataattttatatccAATCAGAAGAATGATCCTAAATACcaaaataatacaaaagaACAAGATCcaaaaaacaaaaaaaaacaaataaaaaaagaacaaaacaaagaacaaaacaaagaacaaaaagaaatatacaataaaaaCGAGCTGCACATTGattcacatatattttatgaagAAGGAAACCAAATGgatgtaaataaaataaacgATACATTACATATATCAAATGAACACATttttgaagaaaatataaaacaatatgATCATGAATATAAACAAACGCACCAAGAAGAAATAATCATTGAACAAGATAAgaatgaagaaaatgaaattatGTCGAATTCCAATACACtcttaaatattatacaaacAAATTCATGTGACCATTTATCAAATTCATTACATTCAGATACCTCAAATATTGATAATGAATCTGATTCATGTGAACAAAATGAGGACGAAGAAAACAATTCTAGCGTACATGAGCAAGAAGAAGTAAAATTTAAGGGTATAATTCCTGATGGTATTACAAGAAAAGAATGGTGTAAATTAgtaaaagaacaaaatagAGAAAAAAGGAAACATAAAATACCAAAATATCNNNNNNNNNNNNNNNNNNNNNNNNNNNNNNNNNNNNNNNNNNNNNNNNNNNNNNNNNNNNNNNNNNNNNNNNNNNNNNNNNNNNNNNNNNNNNNNNNNNNNNNNNNNNNNNNNNNNNNNNNNNNNNNNNNNNNNNNNNNNNNNNNNNNNNNNNNNNNNNNNNNNNNNNNNNNNNNNNNNNNNNNNNNNNNNNNNNNNNNNNNNNNNCGATGGTATTTTATCTTTACCAAATTTATCTCAACATTTTCAATATTGTTATGa
- a CDS encoding hypothetical protein (conserved Plasmodium protein, unknown function): MSICQFPISNSKGICYRQRTTECVKENNGITKFFLKDLIKESSLKNEDVTKKDIEDKEKKNVQQNEKNQSFNVSYTWETDAISGLRFINVLNKKDKKKLGFQCIYCRDRQLFKKKSSVLYHMVTFNHGLKNSVIDELKINERTSDDRLKFINNFNTEKQITIEKENIVEKNVTKDYNLIKLEIEFVSTMNLLTFEELKELFLFFFPEQVMSIDENIIKENIIEKFLLNINSLSENYSRIIEKEYHVPDYSKDLNLITLSEYLNDLRNVKLEKKTNFYCEESVDSELAINETMTSQNKEREEKKMCANQEKDIVETSSENILSKDITEEQKVYISEENRNDKINEEDQVQIKSVEKKDNAPIVDAKNMNNLVIEQNIENVIGEEKKKRKRKEKINIDENKHILININDYNILRHDDQLFISLTANKNKPQKEKTIIGKENFFIINNNISNDEMNKQDNNNENIHTTTTSNINDNNSTKSNNNKNNFHNIYNSASSNNYYEHVKNGNGSYNSNIHTNSNNNNLLQKINAEQYMIIDHNNNNNNYYNENKKKHTMNILLNLNNKEKKKRSRNEGSKETKMNVCKKVRNMKNKNNLDIHFLYEKTNENNVDNQNKNEHLYEQKLINYESIIGIDDITENNGLKDEHNSISSIPNYNIISTTSNTCDMNEEFYNNMNININRCLYKQTITNKNNKDDNNNNDNNIINVDETKEQGNIKDSYNTKNNEEDTNILNNIHNDNKIQRIQIQVDDDLKDNKKNISEKNVEESVLTCSQNKTVKMVNYKDINMIDKSRNKSVIKKKEINNKNILKNITKINTLNSNTKGKKKKKANIIETQKDNILKKKFSYKITTDKEKKRIINYNKRNNRRKNIIKTTGSINNYYKNQHIDNIINKKKNITLYNKKNKQTNIIHKKCYKKVNKHICTSSIKEIKQLCNLSNENIIPHNENLSCTRSYRLSRYIKT, encoded by the exons atgagcATTTGTCAA TTTCCTATAAGCAATTCAAAGGGAATATGCTATAGGCAAAGAACTACAGAATGTGTCaaa GAAAATAATGGAATAactaaattttttttaaaagatttaataaaagaatcatctttaaaaaatgagGATGTAACAAAAAAGGATATAgaagataaagaaaaaaaaaatgtccagcaaaat GAAAAAAATCAATCATTTAATGTGTCCTATACTTGGGAAACTGATGCAATAAGCGGGTTGAG GTTTATAAATGTTTTGAACAAAAAggacaaaaaaaaattaggctttcaat gCATATATTGTAGAGATAGAcaactttttaaaaaaaaaagtagTGTATTATATCACATGGTTACCTTTAATCATGGTTTAAAAAATAGTGTCATAGATGAATTAAAG ATTAACGAAAGAACTTCAGATGATCgattaaaatttataaacaATTTTAACACGGAAAAACAAATAACaatagaaaaagaaaatatcgttgaaaaaaatgttacaaaagattataatttaattaaacTTGAAATAGAATTTGTGTCAACGATGAATTTATTAACATTTgaagaattaaaagaactgtttttatttttttttcctgAACAAGTAATGTCAattgatgaaaatataattaaagaaaatattattgaaAAATTTTTACTAAACATAAATTCCTTATCAGAAAATTATTCTAGAATAATCGAAAAGG AGTATCATGTGCCTGATTATAGTAAAGATTTAAATCTTATCACATTAAGTGAATATTTAAACGATTTAAGAAATGtaaaattagaaaaaaaaactaatTTTTATTGTGAAGAAAGTGTGGATAGTGAGCTAGCCATTAATGAAACGATGACTAGCCAAAATAAAGAACgtgaagaaaaaaaaatgtgtGCAAATCAGGAAAAAGATATAGTAGAAACAAGCAgtgaaaatattttgtcTAAGGATATTACAGAAGAACAGAAGGTATATATAAGTGAAGAAAATAGgaatgataaaataaatgaagaagatcaagtacaaataaaaagtgtagaaaaaaaagataatgCTCCTATTGTTGATGcaaaaaatatgaacaatcTTGTAATTGAACAAAATATTGAGAACGTCATTGGggaagagaaaaaaaaacgaaaaagaaaagaaaaaataaacatcGATGAAAATAAGCATATattgataaatataaatgattataACATTCTTAGGCATGATGATCAATTATTTATTAGTTTAACAGCAAATAAGAACAAGCCtcaaaaagaaaaaacaattaTAGGCAAGgaaaattttttcataataaataataatattagtaATGATGAAATGAATAAACAGGATAACAATAATGAGAACATACATACTACAACTACtagtaatattaatgataataatagtactaaaagtaacaataataaaaataattttcataatatttataattctgcaagtagtaataattattatgaacatGTTAAAAATGGGAACGGCTCttataatagtaatattcatacaaactcaaataataataaccttttacaaaaaataaacgctgaacaatatatgataattgatcataataataataataataattattataatgaaaataaaaagaaacatactatgaatattttattaaactTGAACAATaaggagaaaaaaaaacgaTCACGAAACGAAGGAAGTAAAGAGACAAAAATGAATGTATGTAAAAAAGTAAGAAATatgaaaaacaaaaataatttggatatacattttttatatgaaaaaacgaatgaaaataatgtggacaatcaaaataaaaatgaacatttgtatgaacaaaaattaattaattatgaATCCATAATAGGGATAGATGATATCACAGAAAATAATGGTTTAAAAGATGAGCATAACTCAATATCTTCAATTCCAAATTATAACATTATTAGTACAACCTCCAATACATGTGATATGAATGAAGAGTTTTATaacaatatgaatataaatataaataggtgtttatataaacaaacTATCACCAACAAGAACAACAAGGAcgacaataataataatgataataatattataaatgtagATGAAACTAAAGAACAAGGTAATATTAAAGattcatataatacaaaaaataatgaagaagacacaaatattcttaataatatacataatgataataaaatacaaaGAATACAGATACAGGTAGATGATGACctaaaagataataaaaagaacaTTTCTGAAAAAAATGTGGAAGAATCCGTTTTGACTTGTTCACAAAATAAAACTGTTAAAATGGTTaattataaagatataaatatgatcGATAAAAGCAGAAACAAAAGcgttattaaaaaaaaagaaattaacaataaaaatattctaaaaaatataacaaagATAAATACATTAAATAGTAACAcaaaagggaaaaaaaaaaaaaaagcaaaTATAATTGAGACacaaaaagataatattttaaaaaaaaaattttcttataaaattactactgataaagaaaagaaaagaattattaattataataaaagaaataatagaagaaagaatattataaaaacaacAGGTTCGAtcaataattattataaaaatcaacatatagataatattattaataaaaaaaaaaatataacgCTATACAATaagaaaaacaaacaaacTAATATTATCCacaaaaaatgttataaaaaggtaaataaacatatatgCACTTCTTCaattaaagaaattaaacaattatgtaatttatctaatgaaaatataattccACATAATGAAAATTTGTCATGCACACGTTCATATAGATTATcaagatatataaaaacataa
- a CDS encoding ras-related protein Rab-2, putative encodes MSPYEYLFKYIIIGDTGVGKSCLLLQFTDKRFRADHDLTIGVEFGARLINLDNKQIKLQIWDTAGQESFRSITRSYYRGAAGALLVYDITRRETFNHLNRWLDEVRQNSNPHMAIILVGNKCDLERREVSAEEGAQFARQNGLIFLETSAKTAKNVEEAFLYTARKIYDNILEDVYDLSNESYGIKYGPNSQYSRVKLDIPSMPESRSGFSCC; translated from the exons atgtctccttatgaatatttgtttaaatatataataattggTGATACAg GGGTTGGGAAAAGTTGTCTTTTATTACAATTTACAGATAAAAGATTTAGAGCAGATCATGATTTAACAATAGGTGTGGAATTTGGAGCAAGATTAATTAATTTAgataataaacaaataaaacTTCAAATATGGGACAC tgCTGGTCAGGAATCATTTAGATCTATAACAAGGTCATATTATCGTGGAGCAGCAGGAGCCTTATTAGTTTATGATATTACTCG aaGAGAAACATTTAATCATTTGAATAGATGGTTAGATGAAGTCAGACAAAATTCAAATCCACATATGGCTATAATTTTAGTAGGAAATAAATGTGATTTAGAAAGAAGAGAAGTATCAGCAGAAGAAGGTGCACAATTTGCTAGACAAAATGGATTAATATTTTTGGAAACATCTGCAAAAACAGCCAAAAATGTTGAAGAA gcatttttatatacggcaagaaaaatatatgataatatcTTAGAAGACGTTTATGATCTAAGCAATGAa tcTTATGGTATTAAATATGGACCAAATAGTCAATACTCAAGAGTGAAATTAG ATATACCTTCTATGCCAGAATCAAGATCAGGATTTAGCTGTtgttaa
- a CDS encoding hypothetical protein (conserved Plasmodium protein, unknown function) yields MLWKNYSRALYKTMGRTGLKKIFVKYRRTKKNVKLLFNFVYRNYYFNKILRKSIKNFINLYVQYIYNAFANFYHKYCNASNIKLYIYQIFFNNKIENRRKVKKKNQMKEANYGDVNNQKRKKNKKLIKSNTYKSIEDLCRTKPNDHYIITLYNGTHLQNDHMNSSVSKNKTFKCKSNDSTTHSSDYSRNYENNDEINSSSCLENEILSFETLEYDEDEANEIIKNCYLYNGYVDANTYKNSDEYKFLKDHIKPEKKSYVNIDIDMSSQCYDEQVENYYEKDKEQIDQNDKENKNILRKRKKLKQKRIYEIYNSEITNKENMYYENYLNENYTSSYNYTSEDSNDYSCSTFTDNELEDNFIIGLYGNNFRCSFNSDSCDNSEIS; encoded by the coding sequence atgctATGGAAAAACTATTCAAGGGCTTTATATAAAACGATGGGAAGAACAGgactaaaaaaaatatttgtgAAATATagaagaacaaaaaaaaatgtcaagttactttttaattttgtttataGAAACTACTACTTcaataaaattttaaggAAATCAATCAAAAactttattaatttatatgttcaatatatatataatgcaTTTGcaaatttttatcataagTACTGTAATGCtagtaatataaaattatatatttatcaaattttctttaataataaaattgaaaatAGAAGGAAagtaaagaaaaaaaatcaaatgAAGGAAGCAAATTATGGAGATGTGAATAACcagaaaagaaaaaagaataaaaaattaataaaaagtaatacatataaatcTATAGAAGATTTATGTAGAACTAAACCAAATgatcattatataattacttTGTATAATGGAACTCATTTACAGAATGATCATATGAACTCTTCAGTTTcgaaaaataaaacattcAAGTGTAAATCAAATGATAGTACAACACACTCAAGTGATTATAGCAGGAATTATGAGaataatgatgaaataaataGTAGTTCATGTttagaaaatgaaatattatctTTTGAAACACTAGAATATGACGAAGATGAAGCAAATGagattataaaaaattgttatCTATATAATGGTTATGTAGATGCAAATACTTATAAAAATTCTGAcgaatataaatttttaaaggATCACATAAAAcctgaaaaaaaaagttatgTAAACATAGATATTGATATGTCATCACAATGTTATGATGAACAGGttgaaaattattatgaaaagGATAAGGAACAAATAGATCAAAATGataaggaaaataaaaatatattaaggaaaagaaagaaattaaaacaaaaaagaatatatgaaatatataattcagAAATAACcaataaagaaaatatgtattacgaaaattatttaaatgaaaattatacatCATCTTATAATTACACTAGCGAAGATAGCAATGATTACAGCTGCAGTACATTTACTGATAATGAATTGGAAGATAACTTTATTATAGGTTTGTATGGAAATAATTTTAGATGCAGTTTTAATAGTGATAGTTGTGATAATAGTGAAatttcataa
- a CDS encoding hypothetical protein (conserved Plasmodium protein, unknown function) produces the protein MESQDKENLKLKYKILSISSNDKHHDVINLLKNTGNEIFNPWLSEQNCTYPQEIVLQTKSAKIKYLEFLCHEYCITKKIEIFVSNNNIDYSKVGFFRFNDNFSTNYCARELKYVYLPCTIKCAYIKLKFYNPYHNYLNKYSQIGLYCLNIIPEEFPSNVLSETITTSHKLTSLVNKKNINYNNNLINNNEKLKKKELNKYDSNVSDNNISEMNPVYSHNWGNYRRSYSYKRDKNKINTLYEKLENKIKCFEKLKGECVVKEEFNKANELKKIVNIFIFLKNVITFLKGKKSKYVKEENYGKAKKLKEKEIKIKIIIQNIEELKVIHNSSKKWYYEWLVLYYKELEFHEKEINKIMSNENIKNIKKICGIVDQDIDRNDDNDIDLNNILIFIGSDNDKQREMGYDMAYKPFEFHEKTKKKNVWYNNIESLCLIIKSGISDNSYYIFVKSVVILEKMLIMFQHYFLKMDNNTFVENSTNEKNVKYLNFIISSLLKRLDDSNLDIVDISIKTIMMMLHNKFTSFKNVFSIILSMLFYFFSNDTTSEVNEKIIVSLMSFYYSLINKYYTSVKDDINLKKVLEIILMFLEVNVEAIKQTALDFFVNMYNIVENRDELFEEFLLNVSSETKSLIIKRINENEKKKSDELENFNDEKKEEIELMFQKSNFLKDNKEFIKENTCLNKSLLKVKDSITSEKNNIDKSEQIKDLIKNTIENKEKENYTSLNKMEKDIKLVDINSKDSLEEKSNSKKNIAEDVECEHLKEGDGKKEEDEKPCLNNLGSFHKREDLINDQENKNINIKNEEKSTIQIDNTVNKSESMEDYKKLDENEEPYVPPFTCKYCFRTDETFTEIGLEKHWIKNCPMLCACPNCFLIVELVVIHDHFISECSHSYMYTPCEYCNKIVKQNLLDTHVMSECKGKKTEYLSCYYCSLCIESFEIDKWRDHFLSCSKNPRLLQ, from the coding sequence atggAATCACAAGACaaagaaaatttaaaattaaaatataaaatattaagtATATCATCTAATGACAAACATCATGATGTcattaatttattaaaaaatacagGTAATGAAATTTTTAATCCATGGTTAAGCGAACAGAATTGCACATACCCTCAAGAAATTGTTTTACAAACAAAATCAGCcaaaattaaatatttagaGTTTTTGTGTCATGAATATTGTATAACCAAGAAAATTGAAATTTTTgtatcaaataataatatagattATTCAAAAGTTGGTTTTTTTAGATTTAATGACAATTTTTCAACAAATTATTGTGCTAGAGAACttaaatatgtttatttacCATGCACTATAAAATGTGCTTATAtcaaattaaaattttataatccatatcataattacttaaataaatattcgCAAATTGGATTGTATTGTCTCAACATAATTCCTGAAGAATTCCCTTCAAATGTGCTTTCTGAGACAATAACAACATCTCATAAATTAACCTCTTTagttaataaaaaaaatataaattataataacaatttaataaacaacaacgaaaaattaaaaaaaaaagaactaaataaatatgattcCAATGTtagtgataataatatctcAGAAATGAATCCTGTATATTCACATAACTGGGGAAATTATAGAAGATCCTATTCATATAAACGTgataaaaacaaaattaatacgttatatgaaaaattagaaaacaaaataaaatgctttgaaaaattaaaaggTGAATGTGTAGTAAAGGAAGAATTCAATAAAGCAAATGAACTAAAGAaaattgtaaatatattcatatttttaaaaaatgttataacttttttaaagggaaaaaaaagcaaatatgttaaagaagaaaattatGGAAAAGctaaaaaattaaaagaaaaagaaattaaaattaaaattataatacaaaaCATAGAAGAATTAAAAGTTATACATAATAGTTCAAAAAAATGGTATTATGAATGGTTagttttatattataaagaaCTTGAATTCcatgaaaaagaaataaataaaataatgtctaatgagaatataaaaaatataaaaaaaatttgtgGAATTGTTGATCAAGATATTGATAgaaatgatgataatgatattgACTTAAAcaatattcttatattcATTGGTAGCGATAATGATAAACAACGAGAAATGGGTTATGACATGGCTTATAAGCCATTTGAATTTCatgaaaaaacaaaaaaaaaaaatgtttggtacaataatatagaaTCCTTATGTTTAATAATCAAAAGTGGAATATCAGataattcttattatatatttgtcAAAAGTGTTGttatattagaaaaaatgTTAATTATGTTCcaacattattttttaaaaatggaCAACAATACATTTGTTGAAAATAGTACAAACGAAAAAAACGTGAAATATCTTAATTTCATAATTTCTTCACTTTTAAAACGTTTAGATGATTCTAATCTTGATATTGTAGATATTTCAATAAAAACTATAATGATGATGTTGCATAATAAGTTTACctcttttaaaaatgtcTTTTCCATCATATTATCAATgcttttttatttcttttcaaATGATACAACATCAGAAgtaaatgaaaaaataattgtTAGTTTAATGAGTTTTTACTATTCTttgataaataaatattatacatcTGTAAAAGAtgatattaatttaaaaaaagtattggaaataatattaatgtttCTGGAAGTTAATGTTGAAGCTATTAAGCAAACAGCATTAGACTTCTTTgttaatatgtataatattgttGAAAATAGAGATGAATTATTTGaagaatttttattaaatgtttCTTCAGAAACTAAAagtttaataataaaacgaataaatgaaaacgaaaagaaaaaatcGGATGAGTTAGAAAATTttaatgatgaaaaaaaagaagaaattgAATTGATGTTTCAAAAAAGTAATTTTCttaaagataataaagaatttataaaagaaaatactTGCCTCAATAAAAGTCTTTTAAAAGTTAAGGATTCTATAACATCTGAAAAAAACAACATAGATAAAAGTGAACAAATTAAGGATCTTATTAAGAATACTATAgaaaataaggaaaaagaaaattatacatctttaaacaaaatggaaaaagatattaaaTTGGTTGATATAAATTCGAAAGATTCACTTGAGGAAAAAAGTAATtccaaaaaaaacattGCAGAAGACGTAGAATGTGAACATCTAAAAGAAGGTGACGGAAAAAAGGAAGAAGATGAAAAACCATGTCTTAATAATTTAGGATCTTTCCACAAACGTGAAgatttaataaatgatcaagaaaataaaaatattaatattaaaaatgaagaaaagaGTACTATACAAATTGATAATACTGTAAATAAAAGTGAATCAATGGAAGATTATAAAAAGTTAgatgaaaatgaagaaCCATACGTTCCTCCTTTTACATGTAAATATTGTTTTAGGACAGATGAAACATTTACTGAAATAGGTTTAGAAAAACATTGGATTAAAAATTGTCCAATGCTTTGTGCTTGTCCAAATTGCTTTCTAATTGTTGAATTAGTTGTTATTCATGATCACTTTATATCAGAATGTTCACATAGTTATATGTATACTCCATGTGAATATTGTAATAAAATTgtaaaacaaaatttatTAGATACACATGTAATGAGTGAATGCAAAGGGAAAAAAACGGAATATCTCTCCTGTTATTACTGTTCACTTTGTATTGAATCTTTTGAGATTGATAAATGGAGAGatcattttttatcatGTTCTAAAAATCCAAGATTACTTCAATAG